One region of Armatimonadota bacterium genomic DNA includes:
- a CDS encoding DUF362 domain-containing protein, with protein sequence MPKTVYFANRRAAGRTPGLLRKTAQLFDRARFARAINRGDLVAIKTHFGESGNTAFLPPIYVRVIVDKVRAAGGKPFLTDTNTLYRGERSNAVDHLALCCEHGFSYAAMGCPVIIADGLRGGHFVEVPVNGKHFQQVRMAGDIFHADACIVLSHFKGHCQMGFGGALKNVAMGMANRGGKQALHSQVYPEVDADLCTACGLCAKWCPADCITIVRQQRARIGKRQCMGCGECSAVCPTGAIAVRWGDSQRKEQERIAEFCLAVTQQKQDRIGFMNFLLNITPDCDCLTKSDAPIVPDIGVMSSWDPVAIDQASLDLVNAQQGFADSELKSGHEPGGDKFRGVNPHIDHTMQLAYAEEIGVGERKYSLVRLDKE encoded by the coding sequence ATGCCAAAGACGGTTTATTTCGCCAACAGGCGCGCGGCGGGTCGCACTCCGGGGCTGCTGCGCAAGACGGCGCAGTTGTTCGACCGGGCCAGGTTCGCGCGCGCCATCAACCGCGGCGACCTGGTGGCGATCAAGACTCATTTTGGCGAGTCTGGCAACACCGCGTTCCTGCCGCCGATATATGTGCGCGTGATCGTGGACAAGGTGCGAGCGGCGGGGGGCAAGCCGTTTCTCACCGACACCAATACCCTCTATCGCGGCGAACGCTCCAACGCGGTGGATCACCTCGCGCTCTGCTGCGAGCACGGCTTTTCCTATGCGGCGATGGGGTGCCCGGTGATCATCGCGGACGGACTGCGGGGAGGTCATTTCGTCGAGGTGCCGGTCAACGGCAAGCACTTCCAGCAGGTGCGGATGGCGGGCGACATCTTCCACGCCGACGCCTGCATCGTGCTGTCGCATTTCAAGGGGCACTGCCAGATGGGATTCGGCGGCGCGCTCAAGAACGTGGCCATGGGCATGGCGAATCGCGGCGGCAAGCAGGCGCTGCACTCGCAGGTTTACCCCGAAGTTGACGCCGACCTGTGCACCGCGTGCGGGCTGTGCGCCAAGTGGTGCCCGGCGGACTGCATCACCATCGTCCGCCAGCAGCGGGCGCGGATCGGCAAGCGCCAGTGCATGGGCTGCGGGGAATGCTCGGCGGTGTGCCCGACCGGGGCGATCGCCGTGCGCTGGGGCGATTCGCAGCGCAAGGAGCAGGAGCGCATCGCCGAGTTCTGCCTGGCGGTGACGCAGCAGAAGCAGGACCGCATCGGGTTCATGAACTTCCTGCTCAACATCACGCCCGACTGCGACTGCTTGACGAAGAGCGACGCCCCGATCGTGCCCGATATCGGCGTCATGTCATCGTGGGACCCGGTGGCGATTGACCAGGCCTCGCTCGACCTGGTGAACGCGCAGCAAGGCTTTGCGGATTCCGAGTTGAAGAGCGGCCACGAGCCGGGCGGGGACAAGTTCCGCGGCGTCAACCCCCATATTGACCATACGATGCAGTTGGCCTACGCGGAGGAGATCGGCGTCGGCGAGCGCAAGTACAGCCTGGTGCGGCTCGACAAGGAGTGA